From a region of the Dunckerocampus dactyliophorus isolate RoL2022-P2 chromosome 20, RoL_Ddac_1.1, whole genome shotgun sequence genome:
- the pdia8 gene encoding protein disulfide isomerase family A, member 8 isoform X1 → MAAAGRLLPAVTLVWAFAFPSMVSSRRDVLKLGDADFDYLAIEHDTMLVKFYAPWCGHCKKLAPEFEKAATKLKGTVQLAKVDCTAHVGTCTRFGVTGYPTLKIFRNGRDWASYDGPRSAEGIYQYMNKQTGPDSVSLLTEEDLQIFIDHCDASIIGVFSGEEGSRLSEYLKAAGLLRDQFRFAHTTQKNLSSPYGLHSEGVLLFRPPRMSNQFEDSVVIFKDFLTISSLRRFIRDHIFGLCPHMTLENKDRLRVRDLLTVFYRLDYKHNPKGSNYWRNRVMKVATKYVGRGLTFSVANKKDFQSELEDDFGLGTSDSGDLPLVTIRTKLGHKYTMREEFTRDGQSLDRFLNDYFMDRLKRYIKSESVPEKHSGAVQVVVAELFDPIVNDPTKDVLIQFYSPSCPHCKKLQPVYTQLAKMLSADPTIVIAKMNAVDNDVPPGYDVQGYPTFYLVPSGRKDQPIRYEGGRELRDFLRFLRREANHSPYKQEL, encoded by the exons ATGGCGGCTGCTGGTCGCCTCCTTCCCGCCGTCACACTGGTGTGGGCTTTTGCTTTTCCCTCCATGGTGTCGTCACGCAGAGATGTGCTCAAGCTCGGGGACGCAGACTTTGATTACCTAGCAATCGAGCACGACACGATGCTTGTCAAATTCTACGCTCCATG GTGTGGCCACTGTAAGAAATTAGCTCCAGAATTTGAGAAAGCAGCGACCAAGCTAAAGGGAACTGTCCAGTTAGCAAAG GTGGACTGTACAGCTCATGTTGGCACATGCACTCGTTTTGGGGTGACTGGGTATCCAACACTGAAGATCTTCAGGAATGGAAGAGACTGGGCCTCCTATGACGGTCCTCGTTCTGcag agggGATCTATCAGTACATGAATAAGCAGACAGGTCCAGACTCGGTCAGCCTGTTGACTGAAGAAGACCTGCAGATCTTCATTGATCACTGCGATGCTTCAATCATAG GTGTGTTCTCGGGTGAGGAAGGTTCTCGTCTGTCTGAGTACCTAAAAGCTGCAGGACTTCTGAGGGATCAGTTCCGATTTGCTCACACCACCCAAAAGAACCTCTCTTCACCATATGGACTCCACTCAGA aggTGTGTTGTTGTTCAGACCTCCCAGAATGTCCAATCAGTTTGAGGACAGCGttgtcatttttaaagattttctGACGATCTCATCTCTGAGACGCTTCATCAGAGATCACAt ATTTGGACTTTGTCCACACATGACCTTGGAGAACAAAGATCGTCTGCGAGTTCGTGACCTTCTAACGGTGTTTTACCGCCTTGACTACAAACACAACCCCAAAGGTTCCAACTACTGGAGGAACCg AGTGATGAAGGTGGCCACCAAGTATGTGGGGAGGGGCCTGACCTTCTCAGTAGCCAATAAGAAAGACTTCCAGTCTGAGCTGGAGGACGACTTTGGTCTGGGAACTTCAGACAGCGGAGATCTGCCACTTGTCACCATCCGGACCAAACTGGGTCACAAGTATACCATGAGGGAGGAGTTCAC GAGGGATGGTCAGTCTCTGGACAGGTTTCTCAACGATTACTTCATGGACCGACTGAAGCGTTACATCAAGTCCGAGTCAGTCCCGGAAAAGCACAGTGGTGCTGTTCAG GTGGTGGTAGCCGAGTTGTTTGATCCCATCGTTAACGACCCTACCAAAGACGTCCTCATCCAGTTCTACTCTCCATCCTGTCCTCACTGCAAGAAACTCCAGCCCGTTTACACCCAACTGGCCAAGATG TTGTCTGCAGATCCTACCATCGTCATCGCCAAGATGAATGCCGTTGATAACGATGTGCCGCCCGGATACGACGTGCAGGG CTACCCCACCTTCTACTTGGTCCCCTCTGGCAGGAAGGACCAGCCCATTCGATATGAG GGGGGACGAGAACTTCGAGACTTCCTGCGCTTCCTGCGGCGGGAGGCCAATCACAGCCCATACAAGCAGGAACTCTGA
- the pdia8 gene encoding protein disulfide isomerase family A, member 8 isoform X3, with the protein MAAAGRLLPAVTLVWAFAFPSMVSSRRDVLKLGDADFDYLAIEHDTMLVKFYAPWCGHCKKLAPEFEKAATKLKGTVQLAKVDCTAHVGTCTRFGVTGYPTLKIFRNGRDWASYDGPRSAEGIYQYMNKQTGPDSVSLLTEEDLQIFIDHCDASIIGVFSGEEGSRLSEYLKAAGLLRDQFRFAHTTQKNLSSPYGLHSEGVLLFRPPRMSNQFEDSVVIFKDFLTISSLRRFIRDHIFGLCPHMTLENKDRLRVRDLLTVFYRLDYKHNPKGSNYWRNRVMKVATKYVGRGLTFSVANKKDFQSELEDDFGLGTSDSGDLPLVTIRTKLGHKYTMREEFTRDGQSLDRFLNDYFMDRLKRYIKSESVPEKHSGAVQVVVAELFDPIVNDPTKDVLIQFYSPSCPHCKKLQPVYTQLAKMLSADPTIVIAKMNAVDNDVPPGYDVQGKAL; encoded by the exons ATGGCGGCTGCTGGTCGCCTCCTTCCCGCCGTCACACTGGTGTGGGCTTTTGCTTTTCCCTCCATGGTGTCGTCACGCAGAGATGTGCTCAAGCTCGGGGACGCAGACTTTGATTACCTAGCAATCGAGCACGACACGATGCTTGTCAAATTCTACGCTCCATG GTGTGGCCACTGTAAGAAATTAGCTCCAGAATTTGAGAAAGCAGCGACCAAGCTAAAGGGAACTGTCCAGTTAGCAAAG GTGGACTGTACAGCTCATGTTGGCACATGCACTCGTTTTGGGGTGACTGGGTATCCAACACTGAAGATCTTCAGGAATGGAAGAGACTGGGCCTCCTATGACGGTCCTCGTTCTGcag agggGATCTATCAGTACATGAATAAGCAGACAGGTCCAGACTCGGTCAGCCTGTTGACTGAAGAAGACCTGCAGATCTTCATTGATCACTGCGATGCTTCAATCATAG GTGTGTTCTCGGGTGAGGAAGGTTCTCGTCTGTCTGAGTACCTAAAAGCTGCAGGACTTCTGAGGGATCAGTTCCGATTTGCTCACACCACCCAAAAGAACCTCTCTTCACCATATGGACTCCACTCAGA aggTGTGTTGTTGTTCAGACCTCCCAGAATGTCCAATCAGTTTGAGGACAGCGttgtcatttttaaagattttctGACGATCTCATCTCTGAGACGCTTCATCAGAGATCACAt ATTTGGACTTTGTCCACACATGACCTTGGAGAACAAAGATCGTCTGCGAGTTCGTGACCTTCTAACGGTGTTTTACCGCCTTGACTACAAACACAACCCCAAAGGTTCCAACTACTGGAGGAACCg AGTGATGAAGGTGGCCACCAAGTATGTGGGGAGGGGCCTGACCTTCTCAGTAGCCAATAAGAAAGACTTCCAGTCTGAGCTGGAGGACGACTTTGGTCTGGGAACTTCAGACAGCGGAGATCTGCCACTTGTCACCATCCGGACCAAACTGGGTCACAAGTATACCATGAGGGAGGAGTTCAC GAGGGATGGTCAGTCTCTGGACAGGTTTCTCAACGATTACTTCATGGACCGACTGAAGCGTTACATCAAGTCCGAGTCAGTCCCGGAAAAGCACAGTGGTGCTGTTCAG GTGGTGGTAGCCGAGTTGTTTGATCCCATCGTTAACGACCCTACCAAAGACGTCCTCATCCAGTTCTACTCTCCATCCTGTCCTCACTGCAAGAAACTCCAGCCCGTTTACACCCAACTGGCCAAGATG TTGTCTGCAGATCCTACCATCGTCATCGCCAAGATGAATGCCGTTGATAACGATGTGCCGCCCGGATACGACGTGCAGGG GAAGGCTTTGTGA
- the pdia8 gene encoding protein disulfide isomerase family A, member 8 isoform X2 — MAAAGRLLPAVTLVWAFAFPSMVSSRRDVLKLGDADFDYLAIEHDTMLVKFYAPWCGHCKKLAPEFEKAATKLKGTVQLAKVDCTAHVGTCTRFGVTGYPTLKIFRNGRDWASYDGPRSAEGIYQYMNKQTGPDSVSLLTEEDLQIFIDHCDASIIGVFSGEEGSRLSEYLKAAGLLRDQFRFAHTTQKNLSSPYGLHSEGVLLFRPPRMSNQFEDSVVIFKDFLTISSLRRFIRDHIFGLCPHMTLENKDRLRVRDLLTVFYRLDYKHNPKGSNYWRNRVMKVATKYVGRGLTFSVANKKDFQSELEDDFGLGTSDSGDLPLVTIRTKLGHKYTMREEFTRDGQSLDRFLNDYFMDRLKRYIKSESVPEKHSGAVQVVVAELFDPIVNDPTKDVLIQFYSPSCPHCKKLQPVYTQLAKMLSADPTIVIAKMNAVDNDVPPGYDVQGKDQPIRYEGGRELRDFLRFLRREANHSPYKQEL, encoded by the exons ATGGCGGCTGCTGGTCGCCTCCTTCCCGCCGTCACACTGGTGTGGGCTTTTGCTTTTCCCTCCATGGTGTCGTCACGCAGAGATGTGCTCAAGCTCGGGGACGCAGACTTTGATTACCTAGCAATCGAGCACGACACGATGCTTGTCAAATTCTACGCTCCATG GTGTGGCCACTGTAAGAAATTAGCTCCAGAATTTGAGAAAGCAGCGACCAAGCTAAAGGGAACTGTCCAGTTAGCAAAG GTGGACTGTACAGCTCATGTTGGCACATGCACTCGTTTTGGGGTGACTGGGTATCCAACACTGAAGATCTTCAGGAATGGAAGAGACTGGGCCTCCTATGACGGTCCTCGTTCTGcag agggGATCTATCAGTACATGAATAAGCAGACAGGTCCAGACTCGGTCAGCCTGTTGACTGAAGAAGACCTGCAGATCTTCATTGATCACTGCGATGCTTCAATCATAG GTGTGTTCTCGGGTGAGGAAGGTTCTCGTCTGTCTGAGTACCTAAAAGCTGCAGGACTTCTGAGGGATCAGTTCCGATTTGCTCACACCACCCAAAAGAACCTCTCTTCACCATATGGACTCCACTCAGA aggTGTGTTGTTGTTCAGACCTCCCAGAATGTCCAATCAGTTTGAGGACAGCGttgtcatttttaaagattttctGACGATCTCATCTCTGAGACGCTTCATCAGAGATCACAt ATTTGGACTTTGTCCACACATGACCTTGGAGAACAAAGATCGTCTGCGAGTTCGTGACCTTCTAACGGTGTTTTACCGCCTTGACTACAAACACAACCCCAAAGGTTCCAACTACTGGAGGAACCg AGTGATGAAGGTGGCCACCAAGTATGTGGGGAGGGGCCTGACCTTCTCAGTAGCCAATAAGAAAGACTTCCAGTCTGAGCTGGAGGACGACTTTGGTCTGGGAACTTCAGACAGCGGAGATCTGCCACTTGTCACCATCCGGACCAAACTGGGTCACAAGTATACCATGAGGGAGGAGTTCAC GAGGGATGGTCAGTCTCTGGACAGGTTTCTCAACGATTACTTCATGGACCGACTGAAGCGTTACATCAAGTCCGAGTCAGTCCCGGAAAAGCACAGTGGTGCTGTTCAG GTGGTGGTAGCCGAGTTGTTTGATCCCATCGTTAACGACCCTACCAAAGACGTCCTCATCCAGTTCTACTCTCCATCCTGTCCTCACTGCAAGAAACTCCAGCCCGTTTACACCCAACTGGCCAAGATG TTGTCTGCAGATCCTACCATCGTCATCGCCAAGATGAATGCCGTTGATAACGATGTGCCGCCCGGATACGACGTGCAGGG GAAGGACCAGCCCATTCGATATGAG GGGGGACGAGAACTTCGAGACTTCCTGCGCTTCCTGCGGCGGGAGGCCAATCACAGCCCATACAAGCAGGAACTCTGA